The sequence tcttctttaagttatagtaaatattttcttattgaaatatttaaattgacaaaatttttttataatatattaaaatgtgtaGAATAAAAATCACAGCTTTTTGGATGCTAAGAGAAAAAGGTCTccctttttatgtttaaaagacTAACTGGCAAAGTTTGACTCATAGTAATATTTGAGAAATGTAACTAATCATTgcctttataataaatattgccTAAGCTGTGATGATAATAACTAGCAAAGTCGACAGCCAAAGCAAGAAGCTGATCATTAAACTTCTCCTGCCATCACTGTTAAGAAAAGCTCAAAAGTTAAAGTTGTCAGCAGGTCTGTTAgaatttaaaagatttaaatagGATGTCTAAATTATGCACATAAAAGAAGTAGAAAGGTAAACAAGGTATGTGGTTCTATCTTACTCTTCACTCCTCTAAAATATTaactgtttttcttcttttctccaTCATATATACTAACTTTTGATGTCCTCATGTTTTCGTATTCCTTTGACGCTTTTGATTTGGTTATTTCGATTGTAATTGAGCAGTTTACCTTGGCAAGTTCTTTTTGCTTGGTCTTTAGCCTTGTAGGTTTGTGTTCTCAAATTTAAGAATTGAATCCTATCTAAGGATCAAGGTACATAGAGGTGTAAACACATATGAATATGCTCTAATATACTGGGGAATGCAATTGAAAGTTAATGATTGCTTGACCCTTTTCTATTCATGTTACTTTTCTCAGTGTTGAGCCCTCTTTGTAAACCATATTTTTCAGATTGTGTttggaaattataatttttccactttCTTTTTATGTCTCATTTTGCTTTAACATCAGTATTATCCATTTTGTACCTTTTGGAATTTTGCATATTGGAACTTTTCATCTTGTATAAAGACTGTTAAAGCtggatattttcaaaaatatcctaTGATATGTGCATAAAACAAAACGTTTTCAAAGGTTGCGATGTTCGCATATATAGGTGTACAACTAAAAACTTAGTttcatcaaatcaaaattttgagtaAGTcctctattttataatatttgttttttttgtcacattgaaaaaatgaagaacaacttctgatgatattaaaaaaaaaaaaaaaaaaaaaaaagctgtgaGGTATACAGCTATTGTATTGGATACTCTTGTTAGAGAAGTTTCACAGGGATGAATCTGACGGATGACATGTTTAAAGATGGATTCGATCTCCGTAGTTATGTTAAGATTGCAATATCTGACCATTTTAGACCCACTGTTTATAGTTGGGGGAGACGGAGAATAAGATGAAGCAAACAGGTTCATGGAGGGACAGGGCAAAAAGGACCAAATACAGGACAACTTGACTttaatacttggaattggagttTCTTGTTCAGTGGAAACGAATGGACATTAATAATTCTGTCAACGAATTAAAGCTTCTGCTATATATTGTGGTTGCTTGCATAGAATTTAAAACTGACTTTGAATTCCTTCCTTTACTTAAATGAATAATGCTTAATGTCGAAGTagtttatttctatttcttgtTCTTAACTTTATCCTGTTGATGGCTAAGTTAAAACCCAGTAATCCATGCTCTTACCAAGCCACAACATTTCATTCAGATTTCATCAAATTTGTGACAGAGTAAAAGTAAAagagggaaacaaaaaaaaaaaaaaaaaaaagaaggggaaaaCAGGCTGTTAATACTTCATTGACATGTTGTAAGGATATCAGTAGGGTTAGTAATACTTCATCACAAATACACCATTAGCTTTGGTGTTTTTATTTGAGAACAATGTTCCGGTTGTCACCATGGTTTGTTTAGCTTTTTAGTCGTTTGCTCCATATATGCTCATGTACTTGAACTTgttttttcagttttaaaaGATAAACAATACCAAGAAAACAGTTTTTTAATACATGGCCAAACGGGCTTGAAGGTTTTATGATTTCTTCTCATCCTAATATCTGGAATAACGTCTGTACAGAATACAACATTGACATATTAAGTTAGTAACTGACTGACTAAAGCACTTAAAAACAGAGTTCCTCTATTTTCTAAATACTTATTTCATGGCAATATGGTGCAGATGAAACAAGCTAAAAGAAAGAGTGCTTACAAGATCCAACCATTATATATTACGTACAAATTCAAATACCTTATCAAGTAGGAATGAAACAATTCTGATACAGTAACAACTAAAACCTATTCATATTCTTACCTCTTCTTGCATTTTGAGATATGATTCTCTAATTGCTTGCATTTTGTTGACAACCATGTTCATAAGCATCCGCTCTCCTGGTGGATGTCTGGAGCACATGAGTCCAATTTGCATCACCGAGATCAAACAATTATTTGTTATTCTTCCAACATTGACTTGGCGATTGACATTGTTCATTGCCGTCTCTTCAATGTTGTTTTCATTTtcctcatcttcatcatcttcaaatAGCAATGAAGGATCTACTATATCCATGACATGATTAGGCAAAGCCACCTCCACGAACTGGTAAATGCTCATAGCATCTTTGAAGATATCATCAGTAGGTCTTTTTCCTGTGAACAACTCTAGCAAGAATATACCATAGCTGTAGATATCTCCAAGTATGGAAACGTGGCCTCCCATGCCATATTCTACAGTTCAACAAATTCATTATGATGTCTAGTCCATAGGTGCTAAGAATCAATAAATTTAAGTAGCTGTTGAAAAGAAAGTgcattattgttttttgggTCATTACTTCTTTTGGATTAATAACTTCTCAAACATATACTTTTGGtttaataagtaaattttttatggtaATCAAGAGCTCAGATTTATTTCATCTtggtataaaaaaattcatacctGGAGGAATATACCCAATAGAACCCCTTAGCGAAACAGACATTGTTTGGCTTTCCGAGGGGTTATCTGATGCTTCAAAGAGGAACTTTGCTAGTCCGAAGTCACCAACATGAGCAACCATATCTTCATCAAGAAGAACATTACTCGGCTTTAGATCACAATGAACTATAGGTGTTTCACAATCGTGATGGAGATAACCCAAAGCAGAAGCAACATCGATGGCTATGTTCAGTCTCTGAATAAGGCTCAATCTCTTATTCAAGTGTTCACCATTGTCCCTCGGATGCAGCCACTGCTCCAAACTTCCATTGGCCATGAACTCGAAAACTAGACTTTTGAAGTCGTTACCTTCGTGGTCGATGCTTGAGCAGGTAGTAATGATTTTAAGAAGATTACGATGTCTAATGCTTCTCAAAGCATTGCACTCCTCAAGGAAGCTCTTGGAAGCTCCTTGTTGCTGAAGGTTTAATACTTTAATCGCGACTATTGTGTTATCTCTAGAAAGAACGCCTTTATATACAGAACCAAAGCTACCCGAACCAATTAGATTGTTCTCAGAGAACCCATCTGTGGATTGAAAAAGATCCGAGTAAGAAATATTCGATTGCCAATCCTCAATCGAATATTTAGTAACAGGCCTCCATATGTAATAACCAACCAAAAAGCTCAATATAACTGCTAACAATATAGCGGCACAAGTTACTGGGACTACCACCTTcagagaaaatattttcctcgTTGAATTGTGCTTGAGGCATGGTGGTAAAAGCTGTTTTGGGATGCCACCACAGAGCTTATCATTTCCAAGAATCGAAACTGCAGTAGCATTTGCAAAAATCCCTTCTCTTGGCAATTCACCctcaaaattattataagaaaGATTAATAAATTTAAGAGTTGAAAGTTTACtaagaaattttggaatcaaccCAGATAAGTTATTTCGGGAAAGATCCATTTCTGCCAAACCTCCTAGACTTTCCAGAGTCTGAGCGATTGTACCTTCAAATTCGTTGCCCTCCAAATGCAAGCGTTCCAAACTAACACATTTTCCAAGGTTGCTTGGCAACTCACCTGATAACTTGTTTTCTGATAAATCCAACTCCTCAAGATTTACACCCACCTCAGATGGTAAGGAACCAGTTAAGGAATTTTGAGACAGTGACAAAGATATTGTAAGGGAAGAAAGACCGATGACCTCTCTGGGAATGTTACCACTGAGACTGTTGCTTGAAAGGTTAAGGGTCATAAAAAATGTGCAGTTTCCAAGACTTTGAGGTATGCTTCCCTCAAATTTGTTCTCCTCCAAAAAGAGAATGCTCAATGAAGTTAAGTTACCCAAGGAAAAGGGTATTGACCCAGAAAACATATTTCCTCTCAAGTAAAGTCCCTGTAGCTTGTGAAACTTCCCTATTATTTCAGGTACAGTACCTCCTAACCGGTTAGTCTCCAATCCGAGAATGGTCATGTCGACAAGGTTTCCGATCCCATTTGGAATACTTCCATGTAAGATATTCCCCCCAATAGTTAATCTGCTCATATGAGATGATAGGTTAGCTATGGATCTAGGCAGTTCTCCTCCAAAATTGTTGTAGGCCAGACCCAACACCTCCATAACAGTACAATTGGCCAATGAACTAAGAAAATTAAGGTCACCGGATTTTCCATTTCCCAGCAAATTATCATCAAAATTGAGTCTATTCAAGTTGTTCAAGCTCCCTACATTCTCAGGCACTGTTCCACTGAGATGATTTTGAGCAAAATCAAGCTTTTGAAGTTGAGAACAATTGGACAATGATACGGGAATAGGGCCATTAAATCTGTTAACTCCACCAGCAAATATTTCGAGATTAGGCAAAGTAATGCCAACATCTGGTGGTAGGCTTCCATGTAGCTGGTTCTGTGTAAACGTGAAATAGTATATGGAGGAGATATTATAAATAGAAGGAGGAACAATACCAGAGAGATTATTGTCCGTGAGTATGAATTCCCCCAAGCCTTTTAGATGGCCAAGATCTTCGGATATGCTTCCTTGGAAATTGTTCTGGCGAAGTGAAAGCGAGTACAGAGAAGTGAAATTTCCTATCCAAGCTGGGATACTTCCAGTAAGATTGTTCTTGCTAAAATCCAAGCCCACCATTTTTGATAGGGAACTGAACTGGACTGGAATTGACCCAGTAAGTTTGTTGCCACTTACAATAAAATATCTTAGCTCTTTGCAGTGAGTTATATTTGTTGGAATCTTTCCCACAAAGGAATTGTACGATAAGTTAAGATGCTGCAGCTGCAGAAGATGACCCATTTCTTGAGGAATTTCACCGTGAAAGCTGTTATTTTGCAGGCGAATTTCTGTGAGGTAAGTGAGATTTCCTATTGAAGGTGGGATTGAACCACCCAGCTTTAGAGCCATTAGGTTCAAAGCCAATACTCGTTTGCTTGACGGGTTGCATGTGATGCCAACCCAGTTGCAGAAATGGATGGAATGGTTCCAGGAGTTCATGATTCCgagaggatcttggattatctTATTCTTCAAGTCTAGTAAAGCTAGATGATCGGATTCATTTCCATAATCAGGAGCTGAGGATGCAGATTCCATATGAACATTAATGCAGAAAAGAATGATCCCACagtggaaaaatatggataatatcCACCTACAGCACAAATCTGAATGATCCATgatgtccatttttttttttttttggggatataaATTTAAGGTGCACCAAACCTGATGCCATTTTGGTATGCAAGAagataaaagcattaaaaagtGTACATATATTCAATGGCGAAGTTACAGCTTGTAGGACCGCATTGAAGATAAGGAGCCCTAGATGGTGCGGATATTTAATGAAGGGAAAATATCAAGGACCTAACCAGTGACTTTTTTCAGTTTCTTTATCTGTTTcttaaaaggagaaaaagaaagtgtgTTTAATTAGATCAACTCCATCATATTAACACAAATCCTTACAACTAATTAAACCTCCGTGTAGAACACTTTATAAACCTCTAAAATTTGTTGAATCATTCTAGCATtgttcatcctttttttttttttttttgtggtatttGGATTTagccttaaaaaataaaaaaagaagtttaatgcatctcattatcatttttttagctctgtttattttagttgagaccctcaatatatattgattttttttttatttttttattttcggaGCTTTTATCCTAATCAGACCAATCTAAAGCACTagaatgaattaatattttcattcaaaatgtaacatttatacatatacattttaTTCACAGGCTAgaagattttataatttgttctcAAGAACACAAGATagacatataatattaaattgacaCAGACTAAGAACTCAAAATCAGAGTTCCTCTGTTTTCTAAATACTTATTTCTTGGCAAAGAAGTGTAGTTGAATGTGATAGAACAAGCTCAAAGATAGATTCAaccattatatattaaatttagttGCCTAGTAGAGATGAAACTATTGTCATTACAACTAAGACATATCAATATTCTTACTCTTCTTGCATTTGAGATATGATTCTCTAACTCCTTTCATTTTGTTGACAACTACATTCATAAGCATCCGCTCTTCTGGTAAAAATCTAGAGCACATGAGTCCAATGTGCATCACTGAAACCAAGCAATCATTTTCTTTGCTTCCAGCATAGACTTGGTTATTGTTATCGATTATTACTATCTCTTCaatgtcattttcattttcctcaCGATCATCATCTTCAAAGAGCAGCGAAGGATCAACTATATCCATGACATGATTAGGAAAAGCCATCGCCATGAATTGGTGAATGCTTAAACCATCTTTGAACATATCATCTGTAGGTCTTTTTCCTGTGAACGACTCTAGCAATAGTATCCCATAGCTATAGCTATCTCCAAATTCAGAAACTTGGCCTCCCATAAGATATTTTGCAGTTCAATAAGTTCGTTAGGATATGAAATCATTGGTGATGAGAATCATTAGTTTAAGGAATAGGAGGAAATAaagagaacttttttttttccccctcactTGTGCTTTTGGACCAGTTACTTTGAAAAAGTTCACTTTTGGCTTAAgaggtatttttttaaaaaagaaaaaaaagaaaaagaaaaagaaatgttaTGGTAATCAAGAGCCAATATTTATCTCATTTGGGGATCAAAATTCATGCCTGGAGGAATGTACCCAATAGAACCCCTTAGCCCAACAGACAATATTTGGCTTTTTGGGGACATATATGATTCTTCAAAGAGGAACATTGCTAGTCCAAAGTCACGAACATGAGCAACCATACCTTCATCTAGAAGAAAATTACTTGGCTTTAGATCACAATTTACTATAGGTGTTTCACAATCATGATGGAGATAATCTAGGGCAGAAGCAACATCAATGGCTATGTTTAGTCTCTGAATAAGGCTCAATCTTTATTTCTGGCGTTCTTCTTTGTTTCTTGGATGGAGCCAGTTGTCTAAACCTCCATTGGCCATGAACTCGAAAACTAGACTTTTGAAGTCATTAGCCTGGTGGTCAATGCTTGAGCAGGCTGTTATGATTTTAAGAAGGTTACGGTGTCTTATGCTTCGCAATGCGTTGCACTCATCCAGGAAGCTCCTGGAAGCTCCTTGTTACTGAAGGTTTAATACCTTTATCGCAACTACTTTGTTATCTCTTGAAAGAACTCCTTTATATATAGAACCAAAACTCCCTGAACCAATCAGATTGTTCTCAGAGAACGCATCTGTGGATTGAAAAAGATCTAAGTAAGACATACTTGATTGCCAATGCCCAGTAGAAGATGAAGTAATAGGTTTCCATGCAGAATAACCAACCAAAAAGCTCAATACACAGCTAACAATATAGCAGCACAAGTTACTAGGATTACAACCTTTggagaaaatatttttctagttGAATTGTGCTTTCGCTTAAGGCATGGAGATAAAAGCAATTTTGGGACGTCACTGCAGAGTTTGTCATTTCCAATAATTGAAACTGCAGTGGCATTTGAAAAAATCCCTTCACTTGGCAATTCACCATAAAAATTGTTATAAGAAAGATTGAGAAGCTTGAGAGTTAAAAGTTCACcaagaaattttggaatcaaccTAGAAAAGCTATTGCGCAAAAGATCCATTTCTTCCAAACCTCTAAGCTTTTTCAAAGTTTGAGGAATTGTACCTTCAAATCCATTGGCCTCCAAATGTCGGTGTTCCAAACCAATACATTCTCCAAGATTGCTAGGCAACTCACTAGATAACTTGTTTTCTGATAAATCCAACTCGCCAAGATTTTTCAAGTGGCTCACTTGAGATGGTAAGGTACCAGCCAAGAAATTATCAGACAGTGATAGAGAAATTGAAAGGGAAGAAAGGCCAATGACCTCTTTGGGAATGGTGCCATTCAGACTATTACTAGATAGGTTAAGGGTGATCAAATTTTTGCAGTTCCCGAGGCTACGTGGTATGGTTCCCTCAAACATGTTCTCTTGCATGAAAAGAACGGTCAATGCAGTTAAG comes from Ziziphus jujuba cultivar Dongzao chromosome 6, ASM3175591v1 and encodes:
- the LOC132804085 gene encoding putative receptor-like protein kinase At3g47110 is translated as MDIMDHSDLCCRWILSIFFHCGIILFCINVHMESASSAPDYGNESDHLALLDLKNKIIQDPLGIMNSWNHSIHFCNWVGITCNPSSKRVLALNLMALKLGGSIPPSIGNLTYLTEIRLQNNSFHGEIPQEMGHLLQLQHLNLSYNSFVGKIPTNITHCKELRYFIVSGNKLTGSIPVQFSSLSKMVGLDFSKNNLTGSIPAWIGNFTSLYSLSLRQNNFQGSISEDLGHLKGLGEFILTDNNLSGIVPPSIYNISSIYYFTFTQNQLHGSLPPDVGITLPNLEIFAGGVNRFNGPIPVSLSNCSQLQKLDFAQNHLSGTVPENVGSLNNLNRLNFDDNLLGNGKSGDLNFLSSLANCTVMEVLGLAYNNFGGELPRSIANLSSHMSRLTIGGNILHGSIPNGIGNLVDMTILGLETNRLGGTVPEIIGKFHKLQGLYLRGNMFSGSIPFSLGNLTSLSILFLEENKFEGSIPQSLGNCTFFMTLNLSSNSLSGNIPREVIGLSSLTISLSLSQNSLTGSLPSEVGVNLEELDLSENKLSGELPSNLGKCVSLERLHLEGNEFEGTIAQTLESLGGLAEMDLSRNNLSGLIPKFLSKLSTLKFINLSYNNFEGELPREGIFANATAVSILGNDKLCGGIPKQLLPPCLKHNSTRKIFSLKVVVPVTCAAILLAVILSFLVGYYIWRPVTKYSIEDWQSNISYSDLFQSTDGFSENNLIGSGSFGSVYKGVLSRDNTIVAIKVLNLQQQGASKSFLEECNALRSIRHRNLLKIITTCSSIDHEGNDFKSLVFEFMANGSLEQWLHPRDNGEHLNKRLSLIQRLNIAIDVASALGYLHHDCETPIVHCDLKPSNVLLDEDMVAHVGDFGLAKFLFEASDNPSESQTMSVSLRGSIGYIPPEYGMGGHVSILGDIYSYGIFLLELFTGKRPTDDIFKDAMSIYQFVEVALPNHVMDIVDPSLLFEDDEDEENENNIEETAMNNVNRQVNVGRITNNCLISVMQIGLMCSRHPPGERMLMNMVVNKMQAIRESYLKMQEEVRI
- the LOC132803992 gene encoding putative receptor-like protein kinase At3g47110 codes for the protein MMSCSSLHTVDAVEWLDFTPISLSNCSAFKGPDFAQNDLIGIVPATLGRLRNVYRINFENNRLGNGNASDLNFFRSLPNCSILEVFGMGGNYFAGELPPSIVNLSYFMRIFTISGNFIHGNIPNGIENLVNLILLGLENNGLGGSVPEAIGKLHELQVVSMDGNKFSRSIPRPLGNLTALTVLFMQENMFEGTIPRSLGNCKNLITLNLSSNSLNGTIPKEVIGLSSLSISLSLSDNFLAGTLPSQVSHLKNLGELDLSENKLSSELPSNLGECIGLEHRHLEANGFEGTIPQTLKKLRGLEEMDLLRNSFSRLIPKFLGELLTLKLLNLSYNNFYGELPSEGIFSNATAVSIIGNDKLCSDVPKLLLSPCLKRKHNSTRKIFSPKVVILVTCAAILLAVY